The Paenibacillus polymyxa M1 DNA segment AATCATAACACAGATTCGTAAAGTAGCGCTCCCAATAATCTTCCGAACCTCCAATTTCCTTGCAAGCCTCAGAAATAACAGGTGCCAGATCAGACAGACTACGCTGCTTGCTTACGCGGAACGCACTCGCAATTTCAGCCACCACAGCGGGATTCTGAGCAGCAACAGCACGTCGAACTGCCCATACAGCAAATGTCATGCTGTAGCCCGTCCAGCGTTTCCACTCTTCCCCGAGGTCGGTTACATACAGGCCTTCACTTCGCCAGGACGCCTTGATCGCGTGATCTCCAATCAGCAGCCCAGCATCTGCCTGTTCCAGCATCAAATCAAGATCTGGTTCACAGTCAAAGTAAGTAGGCTGGCCTTCCCATGCCTTTTGCATCAAAATTTTCAACAAGTTTACCGATGTAGCTGAAGTATTCGTCAGTGCAATGGTGCCATTAATGATTTCATTTAGCGGCTTGCGTGAAAATAGTAAAATGGATTGGACTGGACCGTCTGCACTGACGGATAAATCCGGCAACAACAGCATTTCCTCAGCACCTGATGCATACGCAAAGGAGGACATCGCACTCATATCCAAACTCCCATTTAGCATGCCTCGATTCAATTCAGCCGGAACTTTGGAAACCATCTCCGCCGAATGGAGAAGCTCCGAAGGATTAAAGTAATGAAAAATAGGCCAAGCGTTTGTATATTTAATTTTTCCGATTGTGATTGTCTTGGTGTCCGGTATCGGCATCGGAATCCCCCCATCTCGTAAACAGTTGATGTTCTATACGCAAGCTGTCTAATACTTTGCCTACGAGGAACAGTACAATATCATCCAGCGTCTTTGGATGAAAATAAAAAGCTGGCATGGCCGGAATCATTTTGACGCCGAGTCTCGCAAGCTTAAGCATATTTTCCAGATGAATAGCATGCAATGGTGTCTCACGAGGCACAAGGATCAGCGGACGACCCTCCTTCATCATCACATCTGCTGCACGTGCCATGAGATTATCAGACGAACCGTGCGCTACCGCTGACAACGTCCCCATCGAGCATGGCATGATAATCATGGCATCGACCAAATAAGAGCCGCTTGCAATAGAAGCTCCAATATCTGTAAAGGGA contains these protein-coding regions:
- a CDS encoding UbiX family flavin prenyltransferase, translated to MNNQVSNHQGKRIVIGITGASGSIYGVRLVETLLDLQYTVHLIVSNAGWRVLKEELGWNVTDREGALNEQFGDRPGSLVYHPFTDIGASIASGSYLVDAMIIMPCSMGTLSAVAHGSSDNLMARAADVMMKEGRPLILVPRETPLHAIHLENMLKLARLGVKMIPAMPAFYFHPKTLDDIVLFLVGKVLDSLRIEHQLFTRWGDSDADTGHQDNHNRKN
- a CDS encoding menaquinone biosynthetic enzyme MqnA/MqnD family protein, with amino-acid sequence MPIPDTKTITIGKIKYTNAWPIFHYFNPSELLHSAEMVSKVPAELNRGMLNGSLDMSAMSSFAYASGAEEMLLLPDLSVSADGPVQSILLFSRKPLNEIINGTIALTNTSATSVNLLKILMQKAWEGQPTYFDCEPDLDLMLEQADAGLLIGDHAIKASWRSEGLYVTDLGEEWKRWTGYSMTFAVWAVRRAVAAQNPAVVAEIASAFRVSKQRSLSDLAPVISEACKEIGGSEDYWERYFTNLCYDFGEKQQQGLELYFQYAYELGLLDRRVKPLLWSDNTLTRVKE